The sequence CGGGCGTTGCAATGGCGTCGCCTCAGGTGGCGGCGTTGGAGTCACCCCAGGGGGGCGGCCCGCACGAGGGGGCGACCGCTTCCGAGCGCATTCAGATCGTGGTGGTTGACGACGAGGATCTCTTCCGCGACTTGCTCTCGAGCGTCCTCTCAGCGTCGGGCAACGTGGACGTGATCGGCGCCTTTCCCGATGCCGAGACCGCTATGGAAGCGACGCGGCGGCTGCATCCCAGGGTCGTCGTGCTCGATATCGAGCTAAGCGGGTCCCTCAACGGTATTCAGGCGGGCCTCCTGATTCAAAAGGAGTTTCCCGACATCGGCATCGTCTGGCTCTCCGCTTACAAGCGGCCGTACCTGCCCGTGTCGTTCCAGCAGCAAATGACCAGCGGGTGGGCGTATCTGCTCAAGAAGTCGGGCACGAACGTGCGGACGCTGGCCGCGGCG is a genomic window of bacterium containing:
- a CDS encoding response regulator transcription factor, with the translated sequence MASPQVAALESPQGGGPHEGATASERIQIVVVDDEDLFRDLLSSVLSASGNVDVIGAFPDAETAMEATRRLHPRVVVLDIELSGSLNGIQAGLLIQKEFPDIGIVWLSAYKRPYLPVSFQQQMTSGWAYLLKKSGTNVRTLAAAIDGVARGLVVLDPEIAGSIHRLLNAWIPPLSPSQYDVLALMAQGLGNAAIAQALHLPEKSVESQVNQIYHHLRLHRGVDAKHRRVEAVLRYLREGSAHTRPDRA